From a single Bacillus gobiensis genomic region:
- a CDS encoding TetR/AcrR family transcriptional regulator — protein sequence MSNSNNLSIDDKLLLAAIDLIAEKGYNGVSTKEIATMAGLSEKTLFRRFGSKQNLLEMAFDRFHYAEEITKLFNEKLVWDLQTDLLLISRTYHEIMNRNRKMIMISIKEEGHLPGFRERTQKHPRQLLDILTNYFTAMYEKGKLIRTDPELQALSFIMLNFGAFMNNLDNDMNFPNVSLERFITESTQLFTRALTPNII from the coding sequence ATGAGCAATAGTAATAATTTAAGCATCGATGATAAGCTGCTGTTGGCAGCGATCGATTTAATAGCGGAGAAAGGCTACAATGGTGTATCTACCAAGGAAATCGCTACTATGGCAGGTTTGAGTGAAAAAACGCTGTTTCGCCGATTTGGAAGCAAACAAAACCTTCTCGAAATGGCGTTTGACCGTTTTCATTATGCCGAAGAGATAACAAAACTTTTTAACGAGAAGCTCGTATGGGATTTGCAAACAGACTTGCTCCTGATCAGTCGAACATATCATGAAATTATGAATCGTAACCGGAAAATGATTATGATCAGCATCAAGGAGGAAGGGCATTTACCTGGGTTTAGAGAAAGAACACAAAAACACCCTCGACAGCTTTTGGATATTCTAACCAATTATTTTACGGCTATGTACGAAAAAGGAAAGCTAATTCGAACGGACCCCGAGCTACAGGCGTTGTCGTTCATAATGCTGAATTTCGGAGCTTTTATGAACAACCTGGATAATGATATGAATTTTCCAAATGTTTCACTCGAAAGGTTTATAACAGAAAGTACTCAACTATTCACCAGGGCTTTAACCCCTAATATTATTTAA
- the gltD gene encoding glutamate synthase small subunit, with the protein MGKKTGFMEYKREKPSERDPLKRLDDWNEYSSPFSEEMSSRQGARCMDCGTPFCQIGMDVNGYTSGCPIYNLIPEWNDLVYRGRWREALERLLKTNNFPEFTGRVCPAPCEGSCTVAISDPAVTIKSIERTIIDKGFENGWIQARIPEKRTGKKIAIVGSGPAGLAAADQLNQAGHSVTVYERADRAGGLLTYGIPNMKLEKEVVERRIKLLTQEGIDFVLNTEIGKDVTADELKEQFDSVILCTGAQKQRDLLIEGREAKGVHFAMDYLTDTTKSMLDSNFKDKKFINTKNKDVIVIGGGDTGADCVATALRQKAKSVVQFGKHPKLPDSRNPENMWPEQPHVHTMEYAYEEAQAKFGDDPRQYAIQTTKLVADSKGNLKELHTIQMKKIKNEHGKYEFQEIPGSEKVWPAQYVFIAIGFEGTEAPLMEQFGVNMTRNKVQAAYGDYKTNVDGVFAAGDARRGQSLIVWAINEGREVAKAVDTHLMGSTVLP; encoded by the coding sequence ATGGGTAAAAAAACAGGTTTTATGGAATACAAACGCGAAAAACCATCTGAGCGGGATCCTCTCAAGCGATTGGACGATTGGAACGAATATTCATCGCCTTTCTCTGAAGAAATGTCATCAAGACAAGGAGCCCGCTGCATGGATTGCGGTACTCCTTTCTGCCAAATCGGAATGGACGTGAATGGCTACACCTCCGGATGCCCGATTTACAATTTGATTCCCGAATGGAACGATCTTGTTTATCGCGGTAGATGGAGAGAGGCTCTAGAAAGATTATTAAAAACGAATAACTTCCCTGAATTCACGGGCCGTGTTTGTCCTGCGCCATGTGAAGGCTCTTGTACGGTTGCAATCTCTGATCCTGCCGTTACGATCAAAAGCATCGAGCGCACGATTATTGACAAAGGCTTTGAAAACGGCTGGATTCAAGCGAGAATTCCTGAAAAACGCACAGGCAAAAAAATTGCGATCGTTGGTTCCGGCCCAGCTGGTTTAGCTGCGGCTGACCAATTGAATCAAGCCGGACATTCGGTTACAGTCTATGAACGTGCTGATCGTGCCGGCGGCCTGTTAACCTACGGAATTCCGAACATGAAGCTTGAAAAGGAAGTTGTTGAACGACGGATTAAGCTTCTTACTCAAGAAGGTATCGATTTTGTTCTGAATACAGAAATCGGAAAAGACGTAACGGCAGATGAGCTAAAAGAGCAATTTGATTCCGTTATCCTTTGTACCGGTGCACAAAAACAACGTGATCTATTAATTGAAGGCCGTGAAGCAAAAGGTGTCCACTTTGCTATGGATTATTTAACAGATACGACGAAAAGCATGCTAGATTCCAATTTTAAAGATAAAAAGTTTATCAATACGAAAAATAAAGATGTTATTGTAATCGGCGGCGGAGATACAGGTGCTGACTGTGTTGCAACGGCTCTCCGTCAAAAGGCAAAAAGCGTGGTGCAATTCGGTAAGCATCCGAAGCTGCCTGATTCCCGCAACCCTGAAAACATGTGGCCTGAACAGCCGCACGTTCATACGATGGAATATGCATATGAGGAAGCACAAGCAAAATTCGGCGATGATCCTCGCCAATATGCAATTCAAACGACTAAATTAGTTGCCGACAGCAAAGGCAATTTAAAAGAGCTTCATACAATCCAAATGAAAAAAATAAAAAATGAACACGGAAAGTATGAATTTCAAGAGATTCCTGGATCAGAAAAAGTCTGGCCGGCTCAATACGTCTTTATCGCCATCGGTTTTGAAGGCACTGAAGCACCATTAATGGAGCAATTCGGGGTCAACATGACTAGAAATAAAGTTCAAGCTGCTTATGGCGATTACAAGACCAATGTCGACGGCGTTTTCGCTGCCGGAGATGCAAGAAGGGGCCAAAGCCTGATCGTTTGGGCGATTAACGAAGGAAGAGAAGTAGCAAAAGCTGTAGATACCCATCTAATGGGATCAACTGTATTGCCATAA
- a CDS encoding antibiotic biosynthesis monooxygenase family protein: MNTKPIVWINVFTAKPGKLDELVAIQSEELLNFKSKGVPGWISSRWHRSVDNNKAIMVTTWESIEFHKSWLEKAGFAEHLNKIQHLIEGKEGGYYTLEENIEN; the protein is encoded by the coding sequence ATGAATACTAAACCAATAGTGTGGATTAATGTATTTACTGCCAAACCAGGTAAACTAGATGAATTGGTCGCTATCCAATCTGAAGAATTATTAAACTTTAAAAGCAAGGGTGTACCTGGTTGGATTAGTAGTCGTTGGCATCGTTCAGTCGATAATAACAAGGCAATTATGGTGACTACCTGGGAGAGTATTGAGTTTCATAAAAGTTGGTTAGAAAAAGCTGGATTTGCAGAACACCTAAACAAAATTCAACATCTGATTGAAGGAAAAGAAGGTGGGTACTACACGTTGGAGGAAAACATAGAAAACTAA
- a CDS encoding DNA-binding protein has translation MDEVLTRQEAEMYLNMKKQSFPRSLKKEKIRPFKTSGKTQLFLKSDLRPYKEELETELKKYNPNHDE, from the coding sequence ATGGATGAAGTATTAACCAGACAAGAAGCTGAAATGTATTTAAATATGAAGAAACAAAGTTTTCCCCGTTCCCTCAAAAAAGAAAAAATACGTCCCTTTAAAACATCCGGGAAAACCCAGCTCTTTTTAAAAAGTGATTTAAGACCCTACAAAGAAGAACTGGAAACCGAATTAAAGAAATACAACCCTAATCATGATGAATAA
- a CDS encoding DUF3995 domain-containing protein, with the protein MTKNKNWPIIAGAIWSFVFAIMSFYWALGGMIGVESLGGKIYQLALERNPQFILLVWITGFIKVIGGVFLLLMLMNRLPDFIKKSLYWISIVAGIFLFLYGAANFTTVGMAKWGLLEMGQQSQIGGFIFGSPFGCLVEFFILLQAGGQVKSFLLVIHPK; encoded by the coding sequence ATGACGAAAAATAAAAATTGGCCAATTATTGCCGGAGCTATCTGGTCATTCGTTTTTGCAATAATGAGCTTTTACTGGGCACTTGGGGGAATGATCGGTGTAGAGTCGCTTGGAGGAAAAATCTATCAGCTTGCTCTTGAAAGAAACCCGCAATTTATTCTGCTGGTTTGGATCACGGGCTTCATCAAGGTGATAGGAGGAGTTTTCCTTTTGCTTATGCTAATGAATCGATTACCCGATTTTATTAAGAAATCATTGTACTGGATTTCGATTGTCGCAGGTATCTTTCTGTTTTTATATGGTGCTGCCAATTTCACGACCGTAGGTATGGCAAAATGGGGTTTACTCGAAATGGGACAACAAAGCCAAATTGGCGGTTTTATTTTTGGGAGCCCTTTTGGATGCTTGGTGGAATTCTTTATTTTATTGCAGGCAGGAGGGCAAGTAAAGAGTTTTCTGCTCGTTATTCATCCTAAATAA